The following are from one region of the Methylophilus sp. DW102 genome:
- the polA gene encoding DNA polymerase I, which produces MKTLLLVDGSSYLYRAFHAMPDLRNSANEPVGAIQGVLNMLRRLHKDYPSDYSACVFDAKGKTFRDDLYPEYKANRASMPDDLRVQIEPLYETIRAMGWPLIIEEGVEADDVIGALAKQAEKEGIRTIISTGDKDITQLVNENITVVNTMRDAFRKTDDVLDIAGVENKFGIPPSKIIDYLTLVGDSVDNVPGVEKVGPKTAVKWLTEYGSLDNIIANADNIKGVVGENLRKALPWLPTARELITIRCDIGIREHFDELIPKAPDKPALLALFDHFEFRSLKRDLDKLPDGATAPLIENSVLPTVEELSGQAGGDYSPDTRRLYQTILSDSELEPWLTKLEQAALLCFDTETTSLDPMQAKIVGVSFSVTPGEAAYIPLTHDYFDAPPQLALTATLAKLKPILENPDIKKVGQNLKYDMHVLANHGITLQGIAHDTLLQSYVFESHKGHGMDELSERHLGIAPISYESVAGKGAKQVSFSQVTVEVAAEYAAEDADITLQLHQALYPQVTVSDKLRFIYEQVEMPSMQVLQRMERNGVLIDSHMLNRQSNEIGLRLMEIEKQAYELAGQPFNLGSPKQLQEILFGKLGIKPLKKTPSGAPSTDEDVLQELALDYPLPKVILEHRSLAKLKSTYTDKLPKMINAQTGRVHTNYNQAVAITGRLASSDPNLQNIPVRTAEGRRIREAFIAPPGSQIISADYSQIELRIMAHLSQDAGMLTAFANNEDIHRATAAEIFGVDKAAVDNEQRRYAKVINFGLIYGMSAFGLAQNLNIERGAAANYIERYFARYPGVKAYMENTRALAKQQGYVETYFGRRLWVPEINSANVQRRNGAERAAINAPMQGTAADLIKLAMIAVDQWLTEQKLQTKLIMQVHDELVLEVPEHELALVKQTLPVLMQEVATLSVPLLAEVGVGNNWESAH; this is translated from the coding sequence ATGAAAACCCTGCTGCTGGTCGATGGCTCCAGTTATTTATACCGCGCGTTTCACGCCATGCCGGATTTACGCAACTCGGCCAACGAACCGGTCGGGGCGATTCAAGGCGTGCTGAATATGTTACGGCGCCTGCACAAGGACTATCCTTCTGACTATAGCGCCTGTGTGTTTGACGCCAAGGGCAAAACCTTCCGCGACGATCTCTATCCCGAATACAAGGCCAACCGCGCCAGCATGCCGGACGATTTGCGCGTGCAGATTGAACCGCTATACGAAACCATCCGCGCGATGGGCTGGCCGCTGATTATTGAAGAAGGCGTTGAAGCCGACGATGTGATTGGCGCACTGGCCAAGCAGGCCGAAAAAGAAGGTATCCGCACCATTATCTCGACTGGCGATAAAGACATCACGCAACTGGTAAATGAAAATATTACCGTGGTCAACACCATGCGTGATGCCTTCCGTAAAACCGATGATGTATTGGATATTGCCGGCGTAGAAAATAAATTTGGCATCCCGCCCAGCAAAATTATCGACTACCTGACATTGGTCGGTGACAGTGTAGACAATGTGCCTGGGGTCGAAAAAGTCGGCCCAAAAACGGCGGTCAAATGGCTGACAGAATATGGCTCTCTCGACAATATCATTGCCAATGCCGACAACATCAAAGGCGTGGTCGGCGAGAACTTGCGCAAAGCCCTACCCTGGTTACCCACGGCACGCGAATTGATCACCATCCGCTGTGATATCGGTATCCGTGAGCATTTTGATGAACTGATCCCCAAAGCCCCGGACAAGCCTGCACTACTCGCGCTGTTTGACCATTTTGAGTTCAGAAGCTTGAAGCGTGACTTAGACAAATTGCCAGACGGTGCCACAGCACCATTGATTGAAAATTCAGTCCTACCGACCGTCGAGGAGCTTAGCGGGCAAGCCGGTGGCGATTACTCGCCGGATACGCGACGGCTTTACCAGACCATTTTATCGGACAGTGAACTGGAACCGTGGCTCACCAAACTGGAACAAGCCGCCCTGCTTTGCTTTGACACTGAGACGACCTCACTGGACCCCATGCAAGCCAAAATTGTCGGCGTCTCGTTCAGCGTCACGCCGGGGGAAGCGGCTTACATCCCGCTCACCCATGATTACTTTGATGCGCCTCCACAACTGGCTTTGACGGCGACCCTGGCCAAACTCAAACCCATCCTTGAAAACCCGGACATTAAAAAAGTCGGCCAGAACCTTAAATACGATATGCATGTGCTGGCCAATCATGGCATCACGCTGCAAGGCATTGCGCACGACACCCTGTTGCAATCGTATGTGTTTGAGAGCCACAAAGGGCATGGCATGGATGAGCTCAGCGAGCGCCATCTGGGCATTGCCCCCATCAGCTACGAAAGCGTGGCGGGCAAAGGCGCAAAACAAGTGTCGTTCAGCCAGGTCACCGTCGAGGTGGCTGCCGAATATGCCGCGGAAGACGCCGACATCACGCTGCAACTGCATCAGGCCCTGTACCCGCAAGTGACAGTCTCGGACAAACTGCGCTTTATTTATGAGCAGGTGGAAATGCCCAGCATGCAAGTGTTGCAACGCATGGAGCGCAACGGCGTGTTGATCGACAGCCACATGCTCAACCGCCAGAGCAATGAAATTGGCCTGCGTTTGATGGAGATTGAAAAACAGGCGTATGAGCTGGCCGGACAACCGTTTAACCTGGGTTCGCCCAAGCAGTTGCAAGAAATCCTGTTTGGCAAACTGGGCATCAAACCCTTGAAAAAAACGCCTTCTGGCGCCCCCAGTACCGACGAAGATGTATTGCAGGAACTGGCGCTGGATTACCCGTTGCCCAAGGTAATCTTGGAGCACCGCAGCTTGGCCAAGCTGAAATCCACCTACACCGACAAGTTGCCGAAAATGATCAACGCGCAAACCGGGCGCGTGCATACCAACTACAACCAGGCGGTGGCGATTACCGGGCGATTGGCCAGCTCTGACCCCAACCTGCAAAATATTCCGGTGCGCACCGCCGAAGGCCGACGCATCCGCGAAGCTTTTATCGCCCCGCCCGGTAGCCAGATCATCTCGGCGGACTATTCGCAGATTGAGCTGCGCATCATGGCGCATCTCTCACAAGATGCCGGGATGCTGACGGCCTTTGCCAATAACGAAGACATCCATCGCGCCACGGCCGCAGAAATTTTTGGCGTGGACAAAGCCGCCGTAGACAACGAGCAGCGACGCTACGCCAAAGTGATTAACTTTGGCCTCATCTACGGCATGAGTGCGTTTGGCCTGGCGCAAAACCTCAATATCGAGCGCGGCGCGGCGGCCAATTACATTGAACGCTATTTTGCGCGTTACCCCGGTGTCAAAGCCTATATGGAAAACACGCGCGCACTGGCCAAGCAGCAAGGCTATGTCGAAACCTACTTCGGCAGACGCTTATGGGTGCCTGAAATCAACAGCGCTAACGTACAAAGAAGAAACGGCGCCGAACGCGCCGCCATTAATGCCCCCATGCAAGGCACGGCGGCCGACCTGATCAAACTGGCGATGATCGCCGTCGACCAATGGCTGACCGAGCAAAAACTGCAGACCAAACTCATCATGCAGGTGCACGATGAACTGGTGCTGGAAGTGCCTGAACATGAACTGGCATTAGTCAAACAGACCTTGCCCGTGCTCATGCAAGAAGTGGCAACCTTATCAGTGCCGTTACTAGCCGAGGTCGGCGTAGGCAACAATTGGGAGAGCGCCCACTAG
- a CDS encoding GlsB/YeaQ/YmgE family stress response membrane protein: MLWTIVVGIIAGWLAGLIMKGDGFGLIWDLVLGIAGAVVGGWLFGLLGLSASGGMIGSIIVATIGAVFLIFISRLLRSA; this comes from the coding sequence ATGCTTTGGACAATTGTTGTAGGGATTATCGCGGGCTGGTTGGCAGGCTTGATCATGAAAGGCGATGGCTTTGGGCTGATTTGGGATTTGGTGCTTGGTATTGCCGGTGCAGTGGTCGGCGGCTGGCTGTTTGGCCTGCTGGGCTTGAGTGCCAGTGGCGGCATGATAGGCAGCATTATCGTCGCCACTATCGGTGCCGTCTTCCTGATTTTTATTTCCCGCCTGCTCAGGTCGGCATAA
- a CDS encoding MHYT domain-containing protein, producing the protein MNSFLFDFVSPADTILSSRYEPSMVALSYLIALTASVIAIHLAEVSQQFKLKRDRHLTMLGGGLAMGAAVWGMHFIGMLAFELCATVRYELVITLLSLLPAFVASWASMQWVAQARKSPYDLTISGALIGLGIGVMHYTGMLAMQTAAVMAFNPWLVLVSVFSAVMLAILALWFHQRCTRLRRLRPWRHLFSGLVMAAAITSMHYLGMAAASFSGPIQFDEPVPTVDRLYLSLLVTMGLVTLLGAILAQTMISRQRQLARELQFREHQMRVIFQHAIDAIVITDAKGHIQMVNRAFEAMFGVQLQAIVGRSLGKMIPDWKQLSTLSRKRRQHDQAGKVVAERHGIHADGREIPLRIALTRVIEDELDFCISFLMDLTVFRQQQNALEKLLTEDPLTGLFNRRGMLSMMHGIVSQLQSSQPQRGIILLFVDLDGFKAVNDTHGHPVGDEVLMAIAQRLPDVLREEDMVCRFGGDEFVILLTFASQPEELARMVAGKLVESISQPIKLQSGQEIAVGCSIGIAYDWPKTADDIEALLQKADNAMYQAKKGEAGKVIFSS; encoded by the coding sequence TTGAACAGTTTTCTCTTTGATTTTGTGAGTCCAGCAGACACCATCCTTTCATCTCGCTATGAACCCTCGATGGTCGCCTTGTCCTACCTGATCGCACTCACGGCCTCTGTGATTGCCATCCATCTGGCCGAGGTCTCCCAGCAATTCAAACTTAAGCGCGACCGTCACTTGACCATGCTTGGCGGTGGCCTGGCAATGGGTGCCGCGGTGTGGGGCATGCATTTTATTGGCATGCTGGCTTTCGAGCTGTGTGCCACGGTGCGTTACGAGCTGGTCATCACCTTGCTCTCCTTGTTGCCGGCATTTGTTGCCTCCTGGGCATCCATGCAATGGGTGGCGCAAGCAAGAAAATCTCCTTACGATTTAACCATTAGCGGCGCCTTGATCGGCTTGGGCATCGGGGTGATGCATTACACCGGTATGCTGGCCATGCAAACGGCTGCTGTCATGGCGTTTAATCCATGGCTGGTACTGGTGTCCGTCTTCTCAGCAGTGATGCTAGCCATTCTGGCGTTGTGGTTTCATCAACGCTGTACCCGTTTGCGGCGACTGCGGCCCTGGCGTCATTTGTTCAGTGGTCTGGTCATGGCGGCTGCCATTACCAGCATGCACTATCTGGGCATGGCTGCGGCCAGCTTTAGTGGCCCCATACAGTTTGATGAGCCTGTGCCCACCGTAGACCGGCTGTATTTGTCCTTGCTGGTCACCATGGGCTTGGTGACCTTGCTAGGCGCTATTCTGGCGCAAACCATGATTAGTCGGCAGCGGCAATTGGCCCGCGAGTTACAGTTCAGGGAGCATCAAATGCGCGTGATCTTTCAGCACGCGATAGACGCCATTGTGATTACGGATGCCAAGGGGCATATCCAGATGGTGAATCGCGCTTTTGAGGCGATGTTTGGCGTTCAGTTGCAGGCAATCGTGGGCCGTTCGCTTGGCAAAATGATCCCCGACTGGAAGCAGCTCAGCACGCTCTCGCGCAAACGCAGGCAACATGACCAGGCTGGAAAAGTGGTCGCTGAGCGTCACGGGATACATGCGGATGGGCGCGAAATTCCATTGCGGATTGCACTGACCCGTGTGATTGAAGATGAGCTGGATTTTTGTATCAGCTTTTTGATGGATTTAACCGTATTTCGCCAGCAGCAAAACGCCCTAGAGAAACTGTTGACCGAAGATCCGCTGACCGGCTTGTTCAACCGGCGCGGCATGCTCAGTATGATGCATGGCATTGTCAGCCAGCTTCAAAGCAGTCAGCCGCAACGGGGCATTATTTTATTATTTGTAGATCTTGATGGGTTTAAAGCTGTCAACGATACCCATGGTCATCCTGTGGGTGATGAAGTGTTGATGGCCATCGCACAACGATTACCTGATGTGTTGCGCGAAGAAGATATGGTGTGTCGTTTTGGCGGGGATGAGTTCGTGATTCTGCTGACCTTTGCCTCCCAGCCGGAAGAGCTGGCCCGCATGGTTGCAGGCAAGCTGGTCGAAAGCATCAGTCAGCCCATCAAATTGCAATCAGGTCAGGAGATCGCGGTAGGCTGTAGTATCGGTATTGCTTATGATTGGCCTAAAACGGCCGACGACATCGAAGCCTTACTGCAGAAGGCGGATAATGCGATGTATCAGGCCAAAAAAGGCGAAGCTGGAAAAGTCATCTTTTCCAGCTAG
- a CDS encoding molybdopterin-binding protein, producing the protein MRQFGIYIIGDEILSGKRQDAHLSKVIALLSARGLQLSWAHFIGDIPEQITQLLKASMARGEIVFSFGGIGATPDDYTRQCAAAAAGVPIERHAGAVANIEAQYGEAAYPKRVLMADFPQGCELIPNPINRVAGFSIHEHYFVPGFPEMAHPMVEWVLETYYSHLFHGQDYLEQAIVVTEAGESDLIDLMNSILSRYPMLKLFSLPRTNQRRTTEVGLKGESAYVLAAMLELKAGVSELGYPWVDV; encoded by the coding sequence ATGCGCCAATTTGGGATTTATATCATCGGTGACGAGATCCTGTCCGGCAAGCGCCAGGATGCCCATCTCAGCAAGGTCATTGCGCTTCTGTCTGCCCGCGGCTTGCAACTGAGCTGGGCGCATTTTATCGGCGATATCCCCGAGCAAATCACGCAGTTACTCAAGGCCAGTATGGCGCGCGGCGAGATTGTGTTTAGCTTTGGCGGCATCGGCGCCACCCCGGATGACTACACCCGCCAATGTGCAGCCGCGGCTGCCGGGGTACCGATTGAGCGACATGCAGGCGCCGTTGCCAATATTGAAGCGCAATATGGGGAAGCGGCTTACCCTAAACGCGTACTCATGGCTGACTTTCCGCAAGGCTGTGAGCTCATCCCCAACCCGATTAACCGCGTCGCCGGATTCAGCATTCACGAGCATTACTTTGTACCCGGCTTTCCAGAAATGGCGCACCCGATGGTGGAATGGGTGCTGGAGACCTATTACAGTCACCTGTTTCATGGCCAGGACTATCTGGAGCAAGCCATTGTCGTCACTGAGGCAGGCGAAAGCGACTTGATTGACTTGATGAACAGCATACTGAGCCGTTATCCCATGCTCAAGTTGTTCAGCTTGCCGCGCACCAACCAGCGCCGCACCACGGAAGTTGGTCTCAAAGGCGAAAGTGCGTATGTGCTTGCAGCCATGCTGGAGCTGAAGGCTGGCGTGTCTGAATTAGGCTACCCCTGGGTAGATGTTTAA
- a CDS encoding YkgJ family cysteine cluster protein: MDCRPHCGACCIAPSINSPIPGMPQGKPAGVPCIQLDDQLRCKLFGKPERPTFCGGLSPSLEMCGETREQAIGWLSWLEAETQPR, encoded by the coding sequence ATGGACTGCCGCCCTCACTGCGGAGCCTGCTGCATTGCCCCGTCTATCAACAGCCCGATTCCCGGCATGCCACAGGGCAAGCCCGCGGGTGTACCCTGCATACAGCTTGATGACCAGTTGCGATGCAAATTGTTTGGCAAGCCGGAGCGGCCGACGTTTTGCGGCGGCCTTAGTCCAAGCCTCGAAATGTGCGGAGAAACGCGTGAGCAGGCGATTGGCTGGCTAAGCTGGCTTGAAGCCGAAACGCAGCCAAGGTAA
- a CDS encoding class I SAM-dependent DNA methyltransferase: MNHQALSSFIWSVADLLRGDYRQSEYGRVILPFTVLRRLDCVLEATKPAVLAEFDAKTKAGINPEPFLLRKAGQSFYNTSPLDLVKLLGDQDHIRQNLYAYVQAFSPAARDIFERFDFYTQVERLAKANLLYLVTEKFANIDLHPEAVDNASMGGVFEELIRKFAEISNETAGEHFTPREVIRLMVNLIFIEDDHVLTPGKAVVRTIYDPTAGTGGMLSTASEHLLAHNPQARLNMFGQELNDESYAICKADMLIKGQPVENIVSGNTLSEDGHLHTKFDYMLSNPPFGVEWKKVEKAVRQEHEQKGFDGRFGPGLPRVSDGSMLFLLHLLSKMRPAQEGGSRFGIVLNGSPLFTGGAGSGESEIRRYVLENDLVEAIIGLPTDMFYNTGIATYVWILSNKKPAAKKGKLQLIDASSYWQKMRKSLGSKRKEMSDDHIATVTKLFGDFIEAEQVSVFDAQGKLVGEPQLVATGSALPKVPEGGKLKRVPISRIFKNQDFGYTTITVERPLKDESGNPILGSKGKLKGKPQPDSALRDTENVPLNENIQAYFKREVLPHAPDAWIDEEKSKVGYEIPFNRHFYVFEPPRSLHEIDEELKAVSANIMKMLGELAE; encoded by the coding sequence ATGAACCATCAAGCACTATCTTCCTTTATCTGGTCGGTCGCCGACCTGCTTCGTGGCGACTACAGACAATCCGAATATGGCCGCGTGATCTTGCCTTTTACAGTATTGCGTCGCTTGGATTGCGTGCTAGAAGCGACCAAGCCTGCGGTACTGGCCGAGTTTGATGCCAAAACCAAGGCGGGCATTAATCCAGAGCCGTTTTTGTTACGCAAAGCCGGGCAAAGCTTTTACAACACCTCCCCGCTCGACCTGGTGAAATTGCTGGGTGACCAAGACCATATCCGCCAAAATCTTTACGCCTATGTGCAAGCCTTTTCACCAGCAGCACGCGATATTTTTGAGCGCTTTGATTTTTATACGCAAGTTGAGCGCCTGGCCAAGGCTAACCTGCTTTACCTGGTCACCGAAAAATTCGCCAATATCGACCTGCACCCAGAGGCGGTCGATAACGCCAGTATGGGCGGCGTGTTTGAAGAGCTGATTCGCAAGTTTGCTGAAATCTCCAACGAAACCGCCGGTGAGCACTTTACGCCGCGCGAAGTCATCCGCCTCATGGTCAACCTGATTTTTATTGAAGATGACCATGTGCTCACGCCCGGCAAGGCTGTCGTCCGTACCATTTATGACCCCACGGCGGGCACCGGCGGCATGCTCTCCACCGCAAGTGAGCACCTGCTCGCGCACAACCCGCAAGCGCGGCTTAACATGTTTGGGCAAGAACTCAACGACGAGTCTTACGCCATCTGCAAGGCCGATATGCTGATTAAAGGCCAGCCAGTAGAAAACATTGTGTCTGGTAACACGCTGAGTGAAGACGGCCACCTGCACACCAAGTTTGATTACATGCTCTCCAATCCGCCGTTTGGTGTGGAGTGGAAAAAGGTCGAAAAAGCCGTGCGGCAAGAGCACGAGCAAAAAGGCTTTGATGGCCGCTTTGGCCCTGGCCTGCCACGCGTGAGTGATGGCTCCATGCTGTTTCTCCTGCACCTACTCTCCAAAATGCGCCCGGCACAAGAAGGCGGCAGCCGTTTTGGCATCGTGCTTAACGGCTCGCCATTATTTACCGGCGGCGCAGGCAGTGGCGAGAGCGAAATTCGCCGTTATGTGCTTGAAAACGATCTGGTGGAAGCCATCATAGGCCTACCAACCGATATGTTTTACAACACCGGCATAGCCACTTATGTGTGGATACTCTCCAACAAAAAACCAGCTGCTAAAAAAGGCAAACTCCAGTTGATTGATGCCAGCAGCTACTGGCAAAAAATGCGCAAAAGCTTGGGCTCAAAACGCAAAGAGATGAGCGATGACCATATCGCCACCGTGACCAAACTATTCGGCGACTTTATTGAGGCCGAGCAAGTCAGCGTGTTTGACGCGCAAGGCAAGCTCGTTGGCGAGCCGCAGTTAGTCGCCACAGGCAGCGCGCTGCCCAAAGTACCAGAAGGTGGCAAACTCAAACGCGTACCCATCTCACGCATTTTCAAAAACCAGGACTTTGGCTACACCACAATCACCGTCGAGCGCCCACTCAAAGACGAGTCAGGCAACCCCATATTAGGCAGCAAAGGCAAACTCAAAGGCAAACCACAACCAGACAGCGCACTGCGTGATACCGAGAACGTACCGCTCAATGAAAATATCCAGGCCTACTTTAAACGCGAAGTGCTCCCCCATGCGCCCGATGCCTGGATAGACGAAGAAAAAAGCAAAGTCGGTTATGAAATCCCCTTTAACCGCCACTTTTACGTGTTTGAGCCGCCACGCAGCTTGCACGAGATTGATGAAGAACTGAAAGCAGTGTCGGCCAATATCATGAAGATGTTGGGGGAGTTGGCGGAATGA
- a CDS encoding restriction endonuclease subunit S, whose amino-acid sequence MYKDSGIEWLNTIPTHWTITPIKVLGQLKGGAGFPHDQQGVDDEELEFFKVNSLATANNDGTLTRAENTISRSTAKQLGAFIFPAHTITFAKVGAALLLGRVREIPSPACIDNNMMGLVVRDGNDTKFVRYAMELVCFDLIANPGAVPSLNEGQIGNFKLAKPPLCEQTAIVAFLDRETAKIDALIAEQEKLIALLAEKRQATISHAVTRGLNPNAPMKDSGVAWLGEVPAHWEVVGLTKYIESVVDYRGRTPTKVDAGIFLVTAKNIRDGAIDYEASQEYIAKNEYEDVMRRGQPALGDVLFTTEAPLGQVALIDREDIALAQRVIKFRANSKYLLNQYLKSWIMGSACQFNLELLATGSTALGIKGSKIGQVRICLPPLEEQTQIVSYIDLEVSRIACLKIEADKAINLLKERRSALITAAVTGQIDVRGLVESRPN is encoded by the coding sequence GTGTACAAAGATAGTGGAATTGAATGGCTTAACACCATTCCTACTCATTGGACTATCACGCCTATAAAAGTACTTGGTCAGTTAAAGGGTGGCGCAGGCTTCCCTCATGACCAGCAAGGAGTTGACGACGAAGAGTTGGAATTTTTTAAAGTCAACTCGCTGGCTACGGCTAACAATGACGGCACTCTCACGCGAGCAGAAAACACCATCTCTCGCAGCACTGCAAAACAGCTCGGTGCATTTATTTTTCCTGCACATACAATCACGTTTGCAAAGGTTGGTGCTGCTCTCTTATTGGGTAGAGTGCGAGAAATCCCCAGTCCAGCGTGCATCGACAATAATATGATGGGGCTAGTGGTACGAGATGGAAATGATACAAAATTCGTCCGTTACGCAATGGAACTCGTATGCTTTGACCTAATTGCGAATCCTGGCGCAGTACCCTCACTAAACGAGGGGCAGATAGGCAATTTCAAGCTTGCTAAGCCACCACTCTGCGAGCAAACCGCCATAGTGGCCTTCCTCGACCGAGAAACAGCCAAAATCGACGCATTGATTGCCGAGCAGGAAAAGCTTATCGCCCTGCTGGCCGAAAAACGCCAGGCCACCATCTCCCACGCCGTCACCCGCGGCCTCAACCCCAACGCCCCGATGAAGGATTCCGGCGTGGCTTGGCTGGGTGAGGTGCCAGCACATTGGGAGGTGGTCGGTCTCACAAAATATATAGAGTCAGTAGTAGACTATCGAGGACGAACTCCGACCAAAGTAGATGCAGGCATCTTCCTCGTTACTGCGAAGAACATTCGAGACGGAGCCATCGACTATGAAGCATCTCAAGAATACATCGCGAAAAATGAGTATGAGGATGTGATGCGTAGAGGCCAGCCAGCTCTCGGCGATGTACTGTTCACAACGGAAGCTCCTTTAGGGCAAGTCGCATTAATTGACAGGGAAGACATTGCACTTGCGCAGCGCGTCATTAAATTCCGCGCCAACTCTAAGTATCTGCTAAATCAATATCTAAAATCCTGGATTATGGGAAGTGCATGTCAATTTAACTTAGAGTTGCTTGCCACTGGTTCAACTGCACTTGGTATAAAAGGAAGCAAGATTGGTCAAGTTCGCATCTGCCTCCCACCGTTAGAAGAGCAGACTCAGATAGTGTCCTATATCGATTTGGAAGTTTCACGAATTGCTTGCCTAAAAATAGAGGCTGACAAAGCCATCAATCTACTCAAGGAACGCCGCTCCGCCCTGATCACCGCTGCCGTCACTGGCCAGATCGATGTGCGCGGATTGGTTGAATCTCGACCAAATTAA